Proteins from a genomic interval of Gemmatimonadota bacterium:
- a CDS encoding prolyl oligopeptidase family serine peptidase, protein MTCWKILAVILLFTSPLFAQEQAENRFQRAAERYFARNDKNKDGKLSREEFPEQRRRIFEQIDIDKDGFVTLEEDILFRDNQWRNAVRIPEGVTVHRDLIYGRVGERELPLDLYLPPDTSSPVPVVIWVHGGAWRGGGKGNGGRARNMTTRGFAVVDVEYRLSGEALFPAQIEDCKTAVRWVRANAKKYNLDPDRIGAWGSSAGGHLVAMMGLTHDENVFETDDHSQYSSRVQVVCNWFGPTDFLRMNDFEGRIDHDAADSPESELIGGPIQENKEKVAAANPITYVSKNDPPMLILHGEKDRAVPYNQSELLYAAMQKSGLNVTLYKVVNAGHGFGNADDQASLVEMSVQFLEKHLKSPTDAASP, encoded by the coding sequence ATGACCTGTTGGAAAATTCTCGCTGTCATCCTGTTGTTCACATCCCCTCTTTTTGCTCAGGAGCAAGCTGAAAACCGCTTCCAGAGAGCGGCGGAGCGATATTTTGCGCGCAATGACAAAAATAAAGACGGCAAATTGTCGCGGGAGGAATTTCCCGAACAACGGCGCCGTATATTTGAACAAATTGACATAGATAAAGATGGCTTTGTCACACTCGAAGAAGATATTCTTTTTCGCGATAATCAATGGAGGAATGCCGTGCGGATTCCAGAAGGTGTAACTGTCCACCGAGACTTGATCTACGGACGGGTTGGGGAAAGAGAACTCCCCCTCGATCTCTATCTTCCGCCCGATACATCATCCCCTGTGCCCGTGGTGATATGGGTTCACGGGGGGGCGTGGCGTGGGGGGGGCAAAGGCAATGGCGGGCGGGCGCGCAATATGACCACACGCGGATTTGCCGTCGTTGATGTGGAATATCGACTCAGTGGCGAAGCCCTTTTTCCCGCGCAAATTGAAGACTGCAAAACAGCCGTGCGGTGGGTGAGAGCAAATGCAAAAAAATACAATCTCGATCCCGACCGCATCGGCGCATGGGGTTCATCTGCCGGGGGGCATCTCGTGGCGATGATGGGGTTAACGCACGATGAAAATGTATTTGAGACGGATGATCACAGCCAATATTCGAGTCGGGTGCAGGTGGTATGCAACTGGTTTGGGCCTACAGATTTTTTGCGTATGAATGATTTTGAGGGTCGAATTGATCACGACGCAGCCGATTCGCCTGAGTCTGAATTAATTGGTGGTCCTATCCAGGAAAATAAGGAGAAAGTCGCTGCGGCCAATCCCATTACTTATGTCAGCAAGAACGATCCGCCCATGCTCATCCTGCACGGGGAAAAAGATCGGGCAGTTCCCTATAATCAGAGCGAGTTGCTCTATGCCGCGATGCAAAAATCGGGATTGAATGTCACGCTTTACAAGGTCGTCAATGCGGGTCACGGCTTTGGCAATGCAGATGACCAGGCATCGCTGGTTGAAATGTCCGTTCAGTTTTTAGAAAAGCATCTCAAATCTCCAACTGATGCCGCATCGCCATAA
- a CDS encoding NADP-dependent oxidoreductase: MAEKNIQIRLAARPVGYPKTSDFSIGESPIPEPGEGELLLKTQYLSVDPYMRGRINERKSYAPNVEIGAVMIGRSVSEVIASNHSEFQPGDIVWADHGWQAYAVSSAKGLRKIDPSLGPVSTALGILGMPGLTAYFGLLEVGKPKAGETVVVSAAAGAVGSLVGQIAKIKGCRAIGIAGSDKKVNYAIDGLGFDGAFNYKTTADYRAELQRLCPNGVDVYFDNVGGTITDAVFSLMNMWGRISVCGQISQYNLIEPEMGARMMGGFIGKRLHMQGFLVGDFADQHAEGLQQMSVWLKEGWLNYREDIVEGLENAPQAFIGMLRGDNIGKRLVKCNGS, from the coding sequence ATGGCAGAAAAAAATATTCAAATTCGATTGGCAGCGCGTCCAGTCGGATATCCCAAAACATCCGATTTCTCAATTGGAGAATCGCCCATTCCCGAACCCGGCGAAGGGGAACTGCTCTTAAAAACGCAGTACCTCTCCGTTGATCCCTACATGCGCGGGCGCATCAATGAACGGAAATCCTACGCGCCAAATGTAGAAATTGGTGCGGTTATGATTGGACGGAGTGTAAGCGAAGTAATCGCATCCAACCATTCTGAGTTTCAGCCCGGGGACATTGTCTGGGCAGATCACGGATGGCAGGCTTACGCGGTTTCTTCAGCAAAGGGTCTCCGAAAAATAGATCCCTCACTGGGACCCGTTTCAACCGCACTCGGCATTCTCGGCATGCCGGGATTGACAGCCTATTTTGGCTTACTGGAAGTCGGTAAACCCAAAGCCGGCGAGACCGTCGTGGTTTCGGCAGCCGCCGGTGCCGTGGGATCGCTGGTCGGGCAAATTGCAAAAATCAAAGGATGCCGCGCCATTGGCATAGCCGGCAGCGATAAAAAAGTGAACTATGCCATTGACGGCCTGGGTTTTGATGGTGCATTCAATTACAAAACTACAGCGGATTACCGCGCCGAATTGCAACGCTTATGTCCCAATGGCGTCGATGTGTACTTTGACAACGTGGGCGGCACCATTACCGATGCAGTTTTTTCCCTCATGAACATGTGGGGCCGAATTTCCGTTTGCGGCCAAATTTCGCAATACAACCTCATCGAACCGGAAATGGGGGCCCGGATGATGGGCGGGTTTATTGGCAAGCGGTTGCACATGCAGGGATTCCTGGTGGGCGATTTCGCAGATCAACACGCCGAGGGATTACAGCAGATGTCGGTCTGGCTAAAGGAAGGCTGGCTCAATTACCGGGAAGATATCGTCGAGGGATTGGAAAACGCGCCACAGGCATTCATCGGCATGCTGCGAGGTGATAATATTGGCAAACGA
- a CDS encoding mannonate dehydratase: MKQCGVEGAVGGITLHPKPDAEPEEQPWSYTLLAKAKAAYEAAGIPLEVIESRPPMEKIKLGLPGRDEEIEVVCELLRNMGKLEIPVWCYAWMPILGVMRTSRSISSRGGAHVSGFDLNALASQGDPAERPIRNIDGVSIAEQEISQGTVTEEQQWANLKYFLERIVPVAEEANVKLALHPDDPPLSPIRGIARIMSSVENYQKLVDLVPSPMNGIGLCQGNFTLMTDDLPSVIRHFGEQKKIHFLHIRDVVGQPDKFEETFHDDGKTDLVECLRAYRDIGFDGVCRPDHYPKMGDDQFGDEQGIARLFAVGYLKGIREAVYAE; encoded by the coding sequence ATGAAACAATGTGGAGTCGAAGGCGCAGTTGGAGGCATAACACTGCACCCAAAACCGGACGCAGAGCCAGAAGAACAGCCCTGGAGTTACACATTGCTGGCAAAAGCAAAAGCCGCTTACGAAGCGGCCGGAATACCCCTTGAAGTCATTGAATCGCGGCCACCTATGGAAAAGATCAAACTGGGATTGCCCGGACGAGACGAAGAAATTGAAGTGGTATGTGAACTACTTCGGAACATGGGCAAACTCGAAATCCCCGTGTGGTGTTATGCGTGGATGCCCATACTGGGAGTCATGCGTACATCCCGATCCATTTCCTCGCGGGGCGGCGCGCATGTAAGCGGATTTGATCTCAATGCCCTGGCATCGCAAGGCGATCCCGCCGAGCGCCCCATACGCAATATTGACGGCGTATCAATAGCCGAACAAGAGATCTCCCAGGGAACCGTGACAGAGGAACAACAGTGGGCCAACCTGAAGTATTTTCTCGAGCGCATTGTACCCGTAGCCGAAGAAGCCAACGTCAAACTGGCCCTGCACCCCGACGACCCACCGCTGTCGCCCATCCGCGGCATTGCGCGCATTATGAGCAGCGTTGAAAACTACCAGAAACTCGTTGACCTCGTACCGAGTCCGATGAATGGCATTGGGCTTTGCCAGGGCAATTTTACACTGATGACAGACGATTTGCCCTCGGTCATCCGGCACTTTGGCGAACAAAAAAAAATCCACTTCTTACATATCCGCGATGTCGTCGGCCAACCCGATAAATTTGAAGAAACATTTCACGACGATGGCAAAACGGACCTCGTCGAATGTTTGCGCGCGTATCGAGACATTGGATTTGACGGCGTGTGCCGCCCAGACCACTATCCCAAAATGGGAGACGATCAATTTGGCGACGAACAAGGCATCGCGCGACTATTTGCCGTCGGATATTTGAAGGGCATACGAGAAGCGGTTTATGCAGAATGA